The Mus musculus strain C57BL/6J chromosome 16, GRCm38.p6 C57BL/6J DNA window TCCACCCAGTGAGCCTTCAGAAAGTGCCTAATAAGTCAAGCCCGGTGGCACAGGCTGTAACCCCAGCtacatgggaagcagagacaggagggctgCAATCTGAAGGTCTCCCTGGCCCACAGAGAAGACTGAAGACTGCTGTGGGCAAGTGTGGCCACttggttgagaccctgtctcagagagcaCAAAGGGGCTCTAGCAGGatgaaaggggtgggggtgggagtggatcCTGTCTCACAATAAGGGCAGTATCCTGATGATCCTGAGCACGAGGGCTGGCCAACATTCCCTGGACCTGCCTTGTTGTGATGAAAGAATCTCAGATCAGTCACATTCCCCCTCTCTGATGTGGACCAGGAAGCTTCCAATAGCCTAGTTTCAACAATGGACCCCAGAGAGCTCATGGCATCTCCATCACGCACACTTGCCCCTCACATATGATCACCCCGCCCTGTGATTCCTTCCTAATTACTTATCAAATTGTACTGTGTATGCTTGCAGATCACTGGAATCCTTCCTGGAAAGAGACTGTCTGGACATTTATATACCCATGCATGTATTCATACACATGTTAAAATGCATCTAGAAACTGGCTCTCAGCTCTGTGCTAGGTAGgagtatttcattttgttttactctttgagacaagagtcttattactatgtagcccttgctggcctcaaattcaatgtgtgaaccaggctggcctcaaactttcaccAACCCTCCTACTTCTGCCTTCCGTGTGCTGGAATTAAGATGcatacaccaccatacccagcctttTAAACATTCCTGGCGTGTTTAAACATACAGGACCTTTTAAACAGACCTGGTGTATATGCATGCTGCGGTGGCAGAGGAGAGTGGGCTAGAACTTCCATCTCAGCAGAGGGGGTACAACACCACCCTTTCTTTCCAACCATGGTTTCAAGACTTGGTTGGGACTTCTGGGAAAGCCTCTGCCTGCCACTGGCAGAGTGAGACTGGACACATGGCCAGGGTGTCAGTCACTGGCAGGAGGCTTGTCCCAAACGTGCCCCAAGCTTCAGACTCATTCCCTGTTCCAGCCAAAATGAAGTCAGGGTGGGCTGGGGGCTTGGGCCAAAGAAGGAGGTCTGGTAGAGGTTCTAGTTGGGGTTCCTAGGAAACCCAAACGCTGCTAAGAAGCCAAATAGGGAGGGGACTGCTGGGGTCCTTGTGccccgcccccaacacacacacacacacacacacacacacacacacacacacacaccatactcctGCAAGCTTTCAAACAGGAAGGAAGAGCCTCAATGAGCAAGTGGCAGGAGAAAGAGCCCAGCCCTGAGCTTCCTTCCTGGAGCAAAAGGAACAGACCCCAGCCTCACCAGGCCCCTCCTTTAAGAAGGCCAACACATATCCCCATCCCAGGGACACCCTCTCCACAGGTCAGGCACTGGACACTCAGACCCAGTTAGACATGCCAGGCACAACTGTCCTCATCTTGTTCCTACCATCTGTGGTGGACATACACCCAAGACATTACTCAATTCCTAGACATGCCCAGTCTCTGTCCCACGGAGCTCTGCCCAGCCTCACGCACCCCATAGATGCTCTCCTGCCCAGCACCGTCCATTACAGTGGTACAACAGTACCCCTCTGCTCCCACCCCAAGCCTCCCCAAACCTCCAGATATGCAGCAGTTAACTCACTCAGAGATGTGCAGGAAGATGTCAGGACCACCATCAGCTGGGGTGATGAAGCCGTGGCCCTTGGACCGGCAGAAGCATTTACAGACTCCTTTGTAGACGGGGCCCTGCGAAGCCCGCACTGTCCTGAGAGGGAAATGCAAGGAGACAGCCGTCggtcctctacaagagccacCACTCCCCTGGAGCTACTTTCCCAGTTGTCCCAGGAAGGCCTGGCTGGGGGCCACCATGAACAGTCACACACAGGCTTTGTGTTCAGCCCTGGGAGCCATTCACACAGTAGAAATGACTGGGCAACCGTGGCGTGTTTTTCTCAGGCCTGTTTGTCCATTTGTTAACAGGGAACTGAGCTAACTTAGCAACACCTCTCGGCCCTAAATTCTCCACCTGCCAGTAGCTACCCTGACACTCATTGTCCTGTATCTCGtcccatccctctcccccacGGCCTCATAGAAAAAGGCTTCTTTGACTAAAGTCCAAAAACTTAACACTACAGTCAGGGGCCAGTTCCCACGGGTGGTGGCAAGGATGGCCTTTAACCCTGAGTTTTAAAGGCACCCTCCTGTTTTCTCACTAGTACTTCTAGCTAGTCTCTAGGAGTAGATCCTGCTAGATCTGGTAGCAGCCCCATTTGGGGAACAGTGCTTGACCAGCCGAAGACTTACGCTGAGAAGGTCCTTGTCCGGCGGGTAGGCAGAGGGCTAGGGACCACATTGCCCCGCAGGGGGGATGGAGAGCGATCCCGGGTGCGAGGGGTATCCAATAGCCCTACAGAAGTCTGATGCGTGGGGGGCTGCAGCGGCGGTGGAGGAGGCTCAGATGACATGGCTGACCTAGAGAGAGAAGGGGGCTCTCAGAGTCCTGCCTCAGAAGACTAGACAGGACAGAGCTTGAGACTCCTAGAGGCTCACTCCAGATCACCT harbors:
- the Carhsp1 gene encoding calcium-regulated heat stable protein 1 isoform X1, translating into MSSEPPPPPLQPPTHQTSVGLLDTPRTRDRSPSPLRGNVVPSPLPTRRTRTFSATVRASQGPVYKGVCKCFCRSKGHGFITPADGGPDIFLHISDVEGEYVPVEGDEVTYKMCSIPPKNEKLQAVEVVITHLAPGTKHETWSGHVISN
- the Carhsp1 gene encoding calcium-regulated heat stable protein 1 isoform X2, whose product is MGALGHRGKLHRDWRSCLQAGNARSAMSSEPPPPPLQPPTHQTSVGLLDTPRTRDRSPSPLRGNVVPSPLPTRRTRTFSATVRASQGPVYKGVCKCFCRSKGHGFITPADGGPDIFLHISDVEGEYVPVEGDEVTYKMCSIPPKNEKLQAVEVVITHLAPGTKHETWSGHVISN
- the Carhsp1 gene encoding calcium-regulated heat stable protein 1 isoform X3 codes for the protein MTCAGDLKARPAARTSSRSAMSSEPPPPPLQPPTHQTSVGLLDTPRTRDRSPSPLRGNVVPSPLPTRRTRTFSATVRASQGPVYKGVCKCFCRSKGHGFITPADGGPDIFLHISDVEGEYVPVEGDEVTYKMCSIPPKNEKLQAVEVVITHLAPGTKHETWSGHVISN